A region from the Brachyspira hampsonii genome encodes:
- a CDS encoding DNA adenine methylase, protein MITNTEDNVKDKYLKENLIAYIGNKRRLLSFIKNTISAILQEDSNIKTALDLFAGSGSVSRLFKTLDLEVYSNDWEYYSYILNYAHLCINEEDLSNMFIHTGGAENTINMINDIRYIDDDDRYISKYYAPSSDENPDLINERLFYTHYNAERIDIIRHNIEMLYKNNVINEKEYYYLIASIIYESATHTNTSGVFKAFHAGFGGRNKDALHRIMAPISLKQIPLYNGKKCHVSMIDANEFVIKNRNKHFDLVYLDPPYNQHQYGSNYHLLNTIALWDKPVINKNIYVNGKKTDKGGIRKDWIKTKSMYCYKKTAKDTLINLLDNIDSKHIVMSYSTDGIIEYDDLISILENRGKLDIVTSEYTKYRGAKRSIVNKTKNIEYLFVIDTSKTNYSSVNKKLRYIDNIRLKMDNPLDCSKDNIIFDYDKDDIIILNLKYSVHIINKDEICSKLKDKSLEYIKVFSMFLDKYIKDDNINALKIYSYHINAAILANDIRLIKYFGEYILQIYSRLCSSKSNEYLIDITNSILDILSYYNSEISIISKIKQRIIYNIKHSNISEINKNKLLIRLEK, encoded by the coding sequence ATGATAACTAATACTGAAGATAATGTTAAAGATAAATATTTAAAAGAAAATTTAATAGCATATATTGGAAATAAGAGAAGATTGCTTTCATTTATAAAAAATACTATTTCGGCAATATTGCAGGAAGATAGTAATATAAAAACAGCATTGGATCTATTTGCAGGAAGCGGAAGCGTTTCAAGACTTTTTAAAACTTTGGATTTGGAAGTTTATTCTAATGATTGGGAATATTATTCTTATATTCTAAACTATGCTCATTTATGTATAAATGAAGAAGACTTATCTAATATGTTTATTCATACGGGCGGTGCAGAGAATACAATAAATATGATTAATGATATTAGATATATTGATGATGATGACAGATATATATCAAAATATTATGCTCCTTCAAGCGATGAAAATCCTGATTTAATAAATGAAAGACTTTTTTATACTCATTACAATGCTGAGAGAATTGACATTATAAGACATAATATAGAAATGCTTTACAAAAATAATGTAATAAATGAAAAGGAATATTATTATCTTATAGCTTCTATAATATATGAATCAGCTACCCATACAAATACTTCCGGAGTTTTTAAAGCTTTTCATGCAGGTTTCGGCGGAAGAAATAAAGATGCATTGCATAGAATTATGGCTCCTATATCATTAAAGCAAATACCTTTATACAATGGTAAAAAATGCCATGTGAGTATGATTGACGCTAATGAGTTTGTTATAAAAAATAGAAATAAGCATTTTGATTTAGTATATTTAGATCCTCCTTATAATCAGCATCAATACGGAAGCAATTATCATTTGCTTAATACTATAGCTCTATGGGATAAGCCTGTAATTAATAAAAATATATATGTGAATGGCAAGAAAACAGATAAAGGCGGTATAAGAAAAGATTGGATAAAAACTAAATCTATGTACTGCTATAAAAAAACTGCTAAAGATACTTTAATAAATTTATTGGATAATATAGATTCTAAACATATAGTAATGAGTTATTCTACAGATGGTATAATAGAGTATGATGATTTGATATCAATACTTGAAAATAGAGGTAAATTAGATATTGTTACTTCTGAATATACTAAATACAGAGGTGCTAAAAGATCTATAGTTAATAAAACTAAAAACATAGAATACTTATTTGTAATTGATACTTCAAAAACAAATTACAGCAGTGTCAATAAAAAATTGAGGTATATAGATAATATCAGATTAAAAATGGATAATCCTTTGGATTGTTCCAAAGACAATATAATATTTGATTATGATAAAGATGATATTATAATATTAAATTTAAAATATTCTGTTCATATAATAAATAAAGATGAGATATGCAGCAAACTTAAAGATAAAAGTTTGGAATATATAAAAGTATTTTCTATGTTTTTGGACAAGTATATTAAAGATGATAATATTAATGCATTGAAAATTTATTCTTATCATATTAATGCTGCCATACTTGCCAATGATATAAGACTTATAAAATATTTTGGGGAATATATACTTCAAATTTACAGCAGATTATGTTCATCAAAATCTAATGAATACCTTATAGATATTACTAATAGTATTTTAGATATTTTATCATATTATAATTCTGAGATAAGCATTATTTCTAAAATAAAACAGCGTATAATTTATAATATAAAACATTCAAATATTTCCGAAATTAATAAAAATAAATTACTTATTAGACTTGAAAAATAA
- a CDS encoding nucleoside deaminase: MDKIEREKHIFYLREAIKESILAKEAGNTPFGAIMIDKDGNIILRQQNIEITEHDCTGHAETAIMRSASKLYDRKFLWDCTLYTTFEPCAMCCGAIYWGNVGTVVYGLEEKTLLKLTGDNEQNPTFDLPSRDIIKAGQKDIKIIGPFDELTEEIIAPHIGYWK; encoded by the coding sequence ATGGATAAAATAGAAAGGGAAAAACATATTTTTTATTTGAGAGAAGCAATAAAGGAATCAATATTAGCTAAGGAGGCTGGGAATACGCCTTTTGGAGCGATAATGATTGATAAAGATGGAAATATAATATTAAGACAGCAGAATATCGAAATAACAGAACATGATTGTACGGGTCATGCAGAAACTGCTATAATGAGAAGTGCAAGTAAATTATATGACAGAAAATTTTTATGGGATTGTACTTTGTATACTACATTTGAACCTTGTGCTATGTGCTGCGGTGCTATATATTGGGGGAATGTTGGTACTGTAGTTTATGGTTTGGAAGAGAAAACATTGCTTAAATTGACAGGTGATAATGAACAAAATCCTACTTTTGATTTACCTTCAAGAGATATTATAAAGGCTGGTCAGAAGGATATAAAGATTATAGGTCCTTTTGATGAATTGACAGAAGAAATTATTGCACCTCATATAGGGTATTGGAAGTAA
- a CDS encoding helix-turn-helix transcriptional regulator, whose amino-acid sequence MYNYIYTQEDFSILNSYKNISISLGKYLGDNVEIVIYSFENEDYPIVFMVNEYMHNKSIGDAISDKDRSILNEMLDKTNDNFFKNNFIETVTGECHKKNYTIIKNSNAVPIAMMVIDWKFDVSLVNTLKVFIPDNIDLDLKENKNSKSEDIIIESLKKVITTVDKDEVGPSVYNKTIIKKLYAQGVFEFKESVQVVANYLNISHHTVYLHLRSIKRSKKIRK is encoded by the coding sequence ATGTATAATTATATATACACCCAAGAAGATTTTAGCATATTAAACAGCTATAAAAATATTTCTATATCCTTAGGAAAGTATTTAGGGGATAATGTTGAAATAGTAATATATTCTTTTGAAAATGAGGATTATCCTATAGTTTTTATGGTTAATGAATATATGCATAATAAAAGTATTGGAGATGCTATTTCCGATAAAGATAGAAGCATATTAAATGAAATGTTAGATAAAACTAATGATAATTTTTTTAAAAATAATTTTATTGAAACTGTTACAGGAGAATGTCATAAAAAAAATTATACTATTATAAAAAATTCTAATGCTGTACCTATAGCCATGATGGTTATAGATTGGAAATTTGATGTTTCTTTAGTTAATACATTAAAAGTGTTTATACCTGATAATATAGATTTGGATTTAAAAGAAAATAAAAACAGCAAATCAGAAGACATTATTATAGAATCTCTCAAAAAAGTTATAACAACTGTAGATAAAGATGAAGTGGGTCCTTCTGTTTATAATAAGACAATAATAAAAAAATTATATGCTCAAGGTGTATTTGAGTTTAAGGAATCTGTTCAGGTAGTGGCAAACTATTTAAATATTTCACATCATACAGTGTATTTACATCTTAGAAGTATAAAAAGGTCTAAGAAAATCAGAAAATAA
- a CDS encoding ABC transporter ATP-binding protein: protein MSNKEVKVKISNVSKIYKGTTKDVHALDNVNLDIYKNEFVCVIGSSGCGKSTLLNILAGLDTPNSGSIEIDGKPIEGTGVDRGVVFQQYALFPWLTVAKNVAFGLELQKKPKSEINDIVDHYLKAVGLIDFKNAYPKELSGGMKQRVAIARAYAVNPNILLMDEPFGALDAQTRAQLQTELLNTWDNEKKTCFFITHDVDEAVFLAQRVVIMSPRPGRIKSIVEVPIAYPRVPETKLSKEFNDIKNQLWQLVYHEYLEAKK from the coding sequence ATGTCAAATAAAGAAGTAAAAGTAAAAATTTCTAATGTTAGTAAAATATACAAAGGTACAACTAAAGATGTTCATGCTTTAGATAATGTAAATTTAGATATATATAAAAATGAATTTGTATGTGTAATAGGTTCTTCAGGATGCGGAAAAAGTACATTACTCAATATACTTGCAGGACTTGATACTCCGAATTCAGGCAGTATAGAAATAGACGGAAAACCTATAGAAGGTACAGGAGTTGATAGAGGTGTTGTATTTCAGCAGTATGCTTTATTTCCTTGGCTTACCGTTGCAAAGAATGTAGCTTTTGGATTGGAATTGCAAAAAAAACCAAAATCTGAAATAAATGATATAGTAGATCATTATCTTAAGGCTGTTGGATTAATAGATTTCAAAAATGCTTATCCTAAGGAACTTTCAGGCGGTATGAAGCAGCGAGTAGCTATAGCCAGAGCTTATGCTGTTAATCCTAATATACTTCTTATGGATGAACCTTTTGGAGCTTTAGATGCACAGACAAGAGCTCAATTGCAGACTGAACTTTTGAATACTTGGGATAATGAAAAGAAAACTTGTTTCTTTATTACTCATGATGTAGATGAAGCCGTATTTTTGGCTCAGAGAGTTGTTATAATGAGTCCAAGACCCGGAAGAATTAAGAGTATAGTAGAAGTACCTATAGCATATCCTAGAGTACCTGAAACTAAATTATCAAAAGAATTCAATGATATAAAAAATCAATTATGGCAGTTAGTATATCATGAATATTTAGAGGCTAAAAAATAG
- a CDS encoding ABC transporter substrate-binding protein gives MKKILLSIIFILLFSFLMSCGKKTNENSGKIRVAYHPNVGGASAIITGIHQNYFKDEGLDIELVKFTSGPTEIAAMVSGDIQIGYIGFGAHTLAAEGKVQIIATDGIAVVEGIRALKTSGITTVEQLKGKTLITQLGTSGETIIDQVLAGTGVNKSDINILNAEVSSAVASFLANKVDAISVWPPYTVEIDNRIGLENLNIIKPQDVGVDSTASWIVTPDYLEANTDTVIKFTRALYKAMDYRKEHLDEAITNVSNLIGLDIATVAQEKYSSDWMDSKTMKSRIDDGSISNIYRKQIDYFLQNNRLNSEPVAVDKYVRIDIIKQALN, from the coding sequence ATGAAAAAGATATTATTATCTATAATTTTTATTTTGTTATTTAGTTTTTTGATGTCATGCGGTAAAAAGACAAATGAGAATTCAGGTAAAATAAGAGTGGCATATCATCCTAATGTAGGCGGAGCTTCTGCTATCATTACAGGAATACATCAGAATTATTTTAAAGATGAAGGATTAGATATAGAATTAGTAAAATTTACAAGCGGACCTACTGAAATAGCAGCTATGGTTTCAGGAGACATACAGATAGGTTATATAGGTTTTGGTGCACATACATTGGCGGCTGAAGGAAAGGTTCAGATAATAGCTACTGACGGAATAGCTGTTGTAGAAGGTATCAGAGCATTAAAAACTTCAGGTATAACTACTGTAGAACAATTAAAAGGAAAAACTTTAATAACACAGTTAGGTACATCCGGAGAAACTATTATAGATCAGGTACTAGCAGGAACAGGCGTTAATAAATCAGATATAAATATACTTAATGCTGAAGTTTCAAGTGCTGTTGCTTCATTCTTGGCTAATAAAGTTGATGCTATATCTGTATGGCCTCCTTATACTGTTGAGATAGATAATAGAATAGGATTAGAGAATTTGAATATTATAAAACCGCAGGATGTTGGCGTTGATTCTACTGCAAGCTGGATAGTAACTCCTGATTATTTGGAAGCTAATACTGATACTGTTATAAAGTTCACAAGAGCATTGTATAAAGCAATGGATTATAGAAAAGAACATTTAGATGAAGCTATTACAAATGTATCAAATCTTATAGGTTTAGATATAGCTACAGTTGCTCAAGAAAAATACAGTTCAGATTGGATGGATTCCAAAACAATGAAAAGCAGAATAGATGATGGAAGCATAAGTAATATTTACAGAAAACAAATAGATTACTTCTTGCAAAACAACAGATTAAATTCTGAACCTGTTGCTGTAGATAAATATGTGAGAATTGACATTATAAAACAAGCATTAAACTGA
- a CDS encoding tyrosine-type recombinase/integrase has product MNMKSDYVFNDDNIYVLLEEFSDYLQTLNFAAHTINSYNKDLKEYFQFLHSKNISLDEANHYTVRDYLTFLKGKSLTNSTMSRHLSSIKKFYKYLIRNGHSDKNRIVDMKSPKREEHIAKFLSIEDIDNILAIDDEGDFTLIRDKMMALFMYAIGLRVSELASLKLSMIKKGSETLRVCGKGSKVRDIPILPIIYENWDIYMEKRRIIQKEYSENNDYLFINRFGKPISDRSIRTSMKRLIRNSNISIDFSPHTLRHTFATHLLNNNAEIRGVQELLGHETIATTQRYTHVTNSRLFEVYNKFHPHSNN; this is encoded by the coding sequence ATGAATATGAAAAGTGATTATGTTTTCAATGATGATAATATATATGTTTTATTAGAAGAATTCAGTGATTATTTACAAACCTTAAATTTTGCTGCTCATACTATTAATAGTTATAATAAAGATTTAAAAGAGTATTTCCAATTTCTACATAGTAAAAATATTTCATTAGATGAAGCTAATCATTATACAGTAAGAGATTATTTAACTTTTTTAAAAGGAAAATCTTTAACAAACTCTACTATGTCAAGACATTTATCATCTATAAAAAAATTCTATAAATATTTAATAAGAAACGGACACTCAGATAAAAATAGAATAGTAGATATGAAAAGTCCGAAAAGGGAAGAACATATAGCCAAATTTTTATCTATAGAAGATATAGACAATATATTAGCCATAGATGATGAAGGAGATTTTACACTCATTAGAGATAAAATGATGGCTCTGTTTATGTATGCCATAGGATTAAGAGTGTCAGAGCTTGCCTCATTAAAACTAAGCATGATAAAAAAAGGCTCTGAAACATTGAGAGTATGCGGTAAAGGCTCAAAGGTAAGAGATATACCAATACTCCCTATCATATATGAGAATTGGGATATATATATGGAAAAAAGAAGAATAATTCAAAAAGAATATTCTGAAAATAATGATTATTTATTTATAAACAGATTTGGAAAACCAATAAGCGACAGAAGCATAAGAACATCAATGAAAAGATTAATAAGAAATTCAAATATATCTATAGATTTTTCTCCTCATACATTAAGGCATACATTCGCTACGCATTTGCTTAACAATAATGCTGAAATAAGAGGAGTTCAGGAATTATTAGGACATGAAACTATAGCTACAACTCAGAGATATACTCATGTTACAAATTCAAGGTTATTTGAAGTATATAATAAATTTCACCCTCATTCTAATAATTAA
- a CDS encoding ABC transporter permease: MNSKPMGKKKYIFTAVSIIIALLVWQLVSSSVAGAVIASPADVLKSFIREITNGKLLNHIGISLFRVLSGFGLAFVVSIPIAFLMGWYQPVQLLIEPIIQFVRNIPALAYIPLVVVAQGVGESAKITVIFISTFLVMIITVYQGVREVDQTLIKAARVLGAKDKDIFLKVVIPASVPYILVGMRLGLGASLTTLIAAELTGSSSGLGQMIQEASLYFRMDIVMLGIILIGITGLILNFIVSIIENKLTVWQEKKKR, from the coding sequence ATGAATAGTAAACCTATGGGTAAAAAGAAATATATATTTACCGCAGTTTCCATTATCATAGCTTTATTAGTATGGCAGCTAGTATCTTCTTCTGTGGCAGGGGCTGTTATTGCAAGTCCGGCTGATGTATTAAAGTCATTTATAAGAGAGATTACTAATGGTAAATTATTAAATCATATAGGTATAAGTTTATTTAGGGTATTGTCTGGTTTCGGATTAGCATTTGTTGTATCAATACCTATAGCATTTTTAATGGGTTGGTATCAGCCTGTACAATTATTAATAGAACCTATAATACAATTTGTTAGGAATATACCGGCATTAGCATATATACCTTTGGTTGTAGTTGCTCAGGGAGTTGGAGAAAGTGCTAAAATTACAGTTATATTTATATCTACTTTTTTGGTAATGATTATAACAGTTTATCAAGGGGTAAGAGAGGTTGATCAAACTTTAATAAAAGCAGCCAGAGTCCTTGGTGCTAAAGATAAAGATATTTTCTTAAAAGTTGTAATACCGGCTTCAGTACCTTATATATTGGTTGGTATGCGTTTAGGATTAGGTGCTTCTCTTACAACTCTTATTGCTGCTGAATTAACAGGCTCTAGTTCAGGATTAGGACAGATGATTCAGGAGGCAAGTCTTTACTTTAGAATGGATATAGTTATGCTTGGAATAATACTTATTGGTATTACAGGCTTAATATTAAATTTTATAGTAAGCATAATAGAAAACAAGTTGACTGTATGGCAGGAAAAGAAAAAAAGATAA
- a CDS encoding cytosine permease → MDNNNNDFEREAVPESQKKSVVSIMMVWTGYVFVVTSMIAGGGLTNILTMKEIVIVMILGNIFLSLIAIGMSYIASKTGLTFALITRYSFGNQGSRIVSLFSPIVNLGWYIVQSAVYGSMIAQIFKLGSTGELVAMALSAMVMGIIALIGFEALNTLGLVSIPAIIFLCIAAAMRSTMEVEGGMSYIINVVPKNPGTLSDGLMIVIGTWIFSVSTAVADIMRYAKSLKHAVISAVFSLIIGNSLLIGCGAIAAAATGQADLPALLISMGLVIPGVILLTTNIFTTNGTNLYSNALALSNVFRNVDRKIIFYGMILFSMVMTLLRPNRIDVFFVFLNVLSIIIPALPGIIFVDFYYFNKGNYPKLSEADAKQIRWSAVISWIIATVLTFFIKWGFQPLNGIVMGALIYFIFNSIALKMSKE, encoded by the coding sequence ATGGATAATAACAATAATGATTTTGAAAGGGAAGCAGTCCCAGAGAGTCAGAAAAAGAGTGTCGTCAGCATTATGATGGTGTGGACAGGATATGTATTTGTTGTAACTAGCATGATAGCAGGCGGTGGTCTTACTAATATTCTTACTATGAAAGAGATAGTAATAGTCATGATATTAGGTAATATATTCTTAAGTCTTATTGCTATAGGTATGAGTTATATAGCAAGCAAAACAGGATTGACTTTTGCACTTATAACAAGATATAGTTTTGGCAATCAGGGTTCAAGAATAGTATCTTTGTTTAGCCCAATTGTAAATTTAGGCTGGTATATTGTTCAGTCAGCTGTTTACGGAAGCATGATAGCTCAGATATTTAAACTAGGGAGCACAGGAGAGCTAGTTGCTATGGCTTTAAGTGCTATGGTAATGGGTATAATAGCATTAATAGGTTTTGAGGCTTTGAATACTTTAGGATTAGTATCAATACCGGCAATAATATTTTTATGTATAGCAGCAGCTATGAGATCTACTATGGAAGTTGAAGGAGGAATGAGTTATATAATAAATGTAGTACCTAAAAATCCGGGTACATTATCTGATGGTCTTATGATAGTAATAGGTACTTGGATATTTTCAGTTTCTACTGCTGTTGCTGATATAATGAGATATGCTAAAAGTTTGAAACATGCTGTAATAAGTGCGGTATTTAGTTTAATAATTGGTAATAGCTTATTAATAGGATGCGGTGCAATAGCAGCAGCAGCTACAGGACAAGCAGATTTACCGGCTTTACTTATATCTATGGGTTTAGTTATACCTGGTGTAATTTTATTAACTACAAATATATTTACTACTAACGGAACAAATTTATATTCAAATGCTTTAGCATTATCAAATGTTTTTAGAAATGTTGATAGAAAAATAATTTTTTATGGTATGATATTATTTTCAATGGTTATGACTTTGCTAAGACCAAATAGGATAGATGTATTTTTTGTATTTTTAAATGTTCTTAGTATTATTATACCTGCTTTGCCTGGAATAATATTTGTTGATTTTTATTATTTTAATAAGGGTAATTATCCAAAATTAAGCGAGGCTGATGCTAAACAAATAAGATGGAGTGCAGTAATATCATGGATAATAGCAACTGTTTTAACATTCTTTATAAAATGGGGATTTCAGCCTTTAAATGGTATAGTTATGGGTGCTTTGATATATTTTATATTTAATAGCATAGCTTTAAAAATGAGTAAGGAGTAA
- a CDS encoding ROK family transcriptional regulator, which yields MKRLKAKNIKEQNYIDIVKLLKIGNYSRADLAYNLELSKASISVLVDDLINMGIVYEKCDGESSSLGGKKPILLDINKNLGYFIAIHFRRELCNIAIVNLENEIIEECSLNVNINCDYRITFNPIIKKIKDLKNKYKDKKIFSIGISVPGKISKKNNNILVDCMGIPEWKNIPLKEYIEENTNTNVIIDRYACAMLTHSMLEEMKKSMPIQTSSVYIYLGNWIGVSVSSNGSILYGTHDTAANYSHTIVTDSNYICMCGKKGCWESVASINAFMNELKNRDNKYKNISYNEIIKNHINDDIVIDTYKNFSAYWVSIGIYNIVNTFDPETIFIGGEMLYLGEDFINEIKNNIKNKYNSYNFLTEINFINNFKDIEIYAASSVAIYDFYNYSMYKYLSE from the coding sequence ATGAAGAGATTAAAAGCTAAAAATATCAAAGAACAAAATTATATTGATATAGTAAAATTATTAAAAATAGGTAATTATTCAAGAGCTGATTTGGCTTATAATTTAGAATTAAGTAAAGCAAGTATATCTGTACTAGTAGATGATTTAATTAATATGGGAATAGTATATGAGAAATGTGATGGTGAGTCATCATCTTTAGGTGGTAAAAAACCTATATTATTAGATATAAATAAAAACTTAGGATATTTTATAGCTATACATTTTAGAAGGGAATTATGCAATATAGCTATTGTTAATTTGGAAAATGAAATCATAGAAGAATGTTCATTAAATGTAAATATAAATTGTGATTATAGAATAACATTTAATCCAATAATAAAAAAAATTAAAGATTTAAAAAATAAATATAAGGATAAAAAAATATTTTCTATAGGAATATCTGTACCCGGTAAGATAAGTAAAAAAAATAATAATATCCTTGTAGATTGTATGGGAATACCTGAATGGAAAAATATACCATTAAAAGAATATATAGAAGAGAATACTAATACTAATGTTATCATTGACAGATATGCATGTGCTATGCTTACACATAGTATGCTTGAAGAGATGAAAAAATCTATGCCTATACAAACTTCATCTGTATATATTTATTTAGGTAATTGGATTGGAGTATCTGTATCTAGCAACGGATCAATTTTGTATGGTACGCATGACACTGCAGCTAACTATTCTCATACTATAGTAACTGATTCTAATTATATTTGTATGTGCGGAAAAAAAGGATGCTGGGAATCTGTTGCTAGCATTAATGCTTTTATGAATGAGCTTAAAAACAGAGATAATAAATATAAAAATATAAGCTACAATGAAATTATAAAAAATCATATTAATGATGATATTGTTATTGATACTTATAAAAACTTTTCAGCTTATTGGGTTTCTATAGGAATATATAATATAGTTAATACTTTTGACCCTGAAACTATATTTATAGGCGGAGAGATGCTTTATTTAGGCGAAGACTTTATTAACGAAATAAAAAATAATATAAAAAATAAATATAATTCTTATAACTTCCTTACAGAAATAAATTTTATTAATAATTTTAAAGATATAGAAATATATGCTGCTTCTTCTGTGGCTATATATGATTTTTATAATTATAGCATGTATAAATATTTATCTGAATGA
- a CDS encoding CAP domain-containing protein, producing MVNIIIKMIFVIIAASGFLYAQDYNDDVNTMLKIFNEIRDNENLYPFEIDDKLNNIADIRAKELAISFSHIRPNNTKYDELLYENRIIVYSSNENIAYRFKNAETVASYWMNSNKYKVNILSDKFTHMGVSHYAINGEDFWVVIFAQLRR from the coding sequence ATGGTTAATATTATAATAAAAATGATATTTGTCATCATAGCTGCTTCGGGATTTTTGTATGCTCAGGATTATAATGATGATGTCAATACTATGCTGAAAATATTTAATGAAATAAGAGATAATGAAAATTTATATCCATTTGAAATTGATGATAAATTAAATAATATTGCAGATATCAGAGCAAAAGAGCTTGCTATAAGTTTTTCTCATATTAGGCCTAATAATACAAAATATGATGAATTGCTTTATGAAAATAGAATAATTGTTTATTCATCTAATGAGAATATAGCTTATAGATTTAAAAATGCTGAAACAGTTGCTAGTTATTGGATGAATTCTAATAAATATAAAGTAAATATTCTAAGCGATAAATTTACTCATATGGGTGTCTCGCATTATGCCATTAATGGTGAGGATTTTTGGGTAGTTATATTTGCCCAACTAAGAAGATGA
- a CDS encoding ABC transporter substrate-binding protein, with protein sequence MKKTMLVSILSIALIALIISCSGGNNTASSQTNSSLDKIRVAYMADFSGTSAAAIAQEKGFFKEENLDVELVKFLNGPSEVAAMLSGDIQFAYIGHGAHSLAIQGKVNVLFPNGLSKSEQILVGKWANINAISDLRGKTVGTQLGTSGEILLNLALDKAGVNRAELNVVNMDVSGIVSSMIGKKVDAVSVWAPYTFEITKQLGDQVESIATIIDYSDEGVFPSSWVVTPSYQKNNPDIVNRFSKAILKAMDYRGANIDEAVEIVAKVNGTPVESVSSEKETALWLTGEDIKNNYSDGTAAKWYESQQKIFINSQVIIEPVDVNNYVQFELINNLFK encoded by the coding sequence ATGAAAAAAACTATGTTAGTTTCTATTTTATCAATAGCATTAATAGCTTTGATAATATCATGTTCAGGAGGAAACAATACTGCTTCTTCTCAAACAAATAGTTCCCTTGATAAAATAAGAGTTGCATATATGGCAGATTTTTCAGGAACTTCTGCTGCAGCTATTGCTCAGGAAAAAGGTTTTTTTAAAGAAGAAAATTTAGATGTTGAATTAGTTAAATTTTTAAATGGACCTTCTGAGGTTGCTGCTATGCTTTCAGGAGATATACAATTCGCTTATATAGGACATGGTGCTCATTCTTTGGCTATTCAAGGCAAAGTCAATGTATTATTTCCTAATGGATTAAGCAAATCTGAACAAATTCTAGTTGGGAAATGGGCTAATATCAATGCTATTTCTGATTTAAGAGGTAAAACAGTAGGTACTCAGCTTGGAACTTCCGGAGAAATTTTATTGAATTTAGCTTTAGATAAGGCAGGTGTAAATAGAGCAGAATTGAATGTTGTTAATATGGATGTAAGCGGAATAGTATCATCTATGATAGGTAAAAAAGTTGATGCTGTATCTGTATGGGCACCTTATACTTTTGAAATTACTAAACAGCTTGGGGATCAAGTAGAATCTATTGCAACTATAATTGATTATTCTGATGAGGGCGTATTCCCTAGCAGCTGGGTAGTTACTCCTAGTTATCAAAAAAATAATCCTGATATAGTTAATAGATTTTCAAAAGCTATATTGAAAGCTATGGATTATAGAGGTGCTAATATAGATGAGGCAGTTGAAATAGTTGCTAAGGTAAACGGAACTCCTGTAGAATCTGTATCTTCAGAAAAAGAAACTGCTTTATGGCTTACAGGAGAAGATATAAAAAATAATTATTCTGATGGTACTGCTGCTAAATGGTATGAATCTCAGCAAAAAATATTTATAAACTCTCAAGTTATAATAGAGCCTGTAGATGTTAATAATTATGTTCAATTTGAATTAATTAATAATTTATTTAAATAA